Proteins found in one Abyssibius alkaniclasticus genomic segment:
- a CDS encoding ABC transporter ATP-binding protein, with protein MNTTERAAPAPDPDQPFIRVEGVSKKFGAFTAVDTVSLEIRKGEIFALLGGSGCGKTTLLRMLAGFEAPSAGKIFIDGQDMTDVPPYRRPVHMMFQSYALFPHMTVEKNVGYGLKHEDMTSAERAARVAEMLELLQLTPQAKRKPHQISGGQRQRVALARALARKPKLLLLDEPLAALDKKLREKTQFELTNIQHQTGVTFVVVTHDQEEAMTLASRMAVMDKGQIMQVGVPTDVYEYPESRFVADFIGSINFFSGVVTAKNGDAVQLDVAETGGTLTASSPLDAQIGERLTLALRPEKIRISRDQPEGGNAVPGMVEDLGYFGKDSLYRIKLASGHVLSVSSVNARRAGESARVAQWDDRVWLSFDPGAIILLRGEA; from the coding sequence ATGAACACAACAGAGCGCGCCGCCCCTGCCCCCGATCCTGACCAACCCTTCATACGGGTCGAGGGGGTTTCCAAGAAGTTCGGCGCTTTCACGGCGGTCGACACTGTTTCACTTGAAATCAGGAAGGGCGAAATCTTCGCCCTTCTTGGCGGTTCCGGCTGCGGGAAAACCACGCTGTTGCGCATGTTGGCCGGGTTTGAAGCCCCAAGCGCGGGCAAGATATTCATCGACGGTCAGGACATGACCGATGTGCCGCCCTATCGCCGCCCCGTGCATATGATGTTCCAATCCTACGCGCTGTTCCCGCATATGACGGTGGAAAAGAATGTCGGCTACGGGCTGAAGCACGAGGATATGACCAGCGCCGAGCGCGCCGCGCGCGTGGCCGAAATGCTGGAGCTTTTGCAGCTTACCCCGCAGGCCAAGCGCAAACCGCACCAGATATCCGGCGGGCAGCGCCAGCGCGTCGCCCTTGCCCGCGCCTTGGCGCGCAAACCCAAGCTGCTTTTGCTCGATGAACCGCTCGCCGCGCTCGACAAGAAGCTGCGCGAGAAAACCCAGTTTGAGTTGACGAATATCCAGCACCAGACCGGCGTGACCTTCGTCGTTGTCACCCATGATCAGGAAGAGGCGATGACGCTCGCAAGCCGCATGGCGGTCATGGACAAGGGCCAGATCATGCAGGTTGGCGTGCCGACCGATGTTTATGAATATCCCGAAAGCCGTTTCGTGGCCGATTTCATTGGCTCGATCAACTTTTTCAGCGGGGTCGTCACGGCGAAAAACGGCGACGCGGTGCAACTGGACGTGGCTGAAACCGGCGGCACACTTACAGCCAGTTCACCGCTTGACGCCCAGATCGGCGAGCGGCTGACACTGGCGCTGCGGCCCGAAAAGATCCGCATTTCGCGCGACCAGCCCGAAGGTGGCAATGCCGTGCCGGGCATGGTTGAAGACCTTGGCTATTTCGGCAAGGATTCGCTTTACCGCATCAAACTCGCCTCGGGCCATGTGCTTTCGGTCAGTTCGGTGAATGCGCGGCGCGCTGGCGAAAGCGCGCGCGTGGCGCAATGGGATGACAGGGTCTGGCTGTCCTTCGACCCCGGCGCCATTATTTTGCTGCGGGGTGAGGCATGA
- a CDS encoding polyamine ABC transporter substrate-binding protein, producing MTKLNRRTALTALGGALAMPYVQPAWAQARRVNVYNWADYIGETTLEDFEAATGITPIYDTYSSAEEMEAKMLAGSTGYDVAFSAGISSPRFIQAGVYQELDKSRLSGWSNLNPEILRIMNGWDDGSKYGVPYMWGTVGFTFNMDLVRERLPDADLTSMDILFDPANAAALADCGISILDSPTDIMLMVLRYLGLDGDTTNVADYDKVVEAFRPIRQYIRTFDNANYLNAIPNGELCMVNNWSGDYATARWRAEEAGIEMDLAYFVPKTGAPAWIDVMSIPADAPNMDEAYEFINFMLQPEVAAGCVNYVNYASANAAADPFIEDYIINDPAVYPDAETLSRIWAPKPFNEEQDRAMTRAWQQIKTG from the coding sequence ATGACCAAACTGAACCGAAGGACGGCCCTGACAGCACTGGGTGGCGCGCTTGCCATGCCCTATGTGCAACCGGCCTGGGCGCAAGCGCGCCGGGTCAATGTGTATAACTGGGCCGATTATATTGGCGAAACCACGCTGGAGGATTTTGAAGCCGCCACCGGCATCACCCCGATTTATGACACATATTCATCGGCCGAAGAGATGGAGGCCAAGATGCTGGCCGGCTCGACCGGGTATGATGTGGCCTTTTCCGCCGGTATCTCCTCGCCGCGCTTCATTCAGGCCGGGGTCTATCAGGAGCTGGACAAATCGCGCTTGAGCGGGTGGAGCAACCTCAACCCCGAAATTTTGCGCATCATGAATGGCTGGGATGACGGGTCGAAATACGGTGTGCCCTATATGTGGGGCACGGTCGGCTTTACCTTCAACATGGATCTGGTGCGCGAGCGTCTGCCCGATGCCGACCTGACCAGCATGGACATTCTGTTCGACCCGGCCAATGCCGCGGCACTGGCCGATTGCGGCATTTCCATTCTGGACAGCCCGACCGACATCATGCTGATGGTGCTGCGCTATCTGGGGCTCGATGGTGACACGACGAACGTGGCCGATTATGACAAGGTGGTCGAGGCGTTCCGCCCGATCCGGCAATATATCCGCACCTTTGACAATGCCAACTACCTCAACGCCATTCCCAATGGCGAGCTGTGCATGGTCAACAACTGGTCGGGCGATTATGCCACCGCGCGCTGGCGGGCCGAGGAGGCGGGGATTGAAATGGACCTTGCCTATTTCGTGCCCAAAACCGGCGCGCCTGCCTGGATAGACGTGATGTCCATTCCCGCCGATGCGCCGAATATGGACGAGGCCTATGAATTCATCAACTTCATGCTGCAACCCGAAGTGGCGGCAGGCTGCGTGAATTATGTGAACTATGCCTCGGCCAATGCGGCGGCAGACCCGTTCATCGAAGATTACATCATCAACGATCCGGCGGTTTACCCCGATGCCGAAACCCTGTCGCGCATCTGGGCACCCAAGCCCTTCAACGAAGAGCAGGACCGCGCCATGACCCGCGCCTGGCAGCAGATCAAAACCGGCTAG
- a CDS encoding aromatic ring-hydroxylating oxygenase subunit alpha, translating to MTMMTRTKPRKMPNDWDRRGLPAWTYHSKAMFNLECETLFLTHWQIAGHVGDIAAPGDWLTFDLLGERALVMRGQDGVVRAFHNLCRHRGARLADGTSGHCKGAMVCPFHGWVYNLDGSLRGAARPESFGEMDRDEFGLKPIEMDIWHGFIFLRFAPGPQPKIADLMAPYDAELAAYRAAGLLPAEEVQWATTLPVNWKSVRDVDNEGYHVAMAHPALQELYGPTYRDEFNTNGINRSIATYGDRPGRKWSVRNYVKISPLQDWLPQHLQRAWTYYGIFPNAVIAFTPEGAQYYQDIPISPQETRLQGRLYRHAHEDRATRAARYLAMRIDRDTSAEDQQLSIWSNESMKSTAFENFHLSDLEYGLRAHHDELRKILPVMNRETAPEEWEIAEINADLVSNRTEKP from the coding sequence ATGACCATGATGACCCGCACAAAACCCCGTAAAATGCCCAATGACTGGGACCGCCGCGGCCTGCCCGCCTGGACCTATCATTCCAAGGCCATGTTCAACCTTGAATGCGAAACCCTGTTCCTGACCCATTGGCAGATTGCCGGCCATGTCGGCGATATCGCCGCCCCCGGCGACTGGCTGACCTTCGATTTGCTGGGCGAACGCGCGCTGGTGATGCGCGGGCAGGATGGCGTTGTGCGCGCCTTTCACAACCTTTGCCGCCACCGGGGCGCGCGGCTGGCCGACGGCACATCGGGCCATTGCAAGGGCGCAATGGTCTGCCCGTTTCATGGCTGGGTTTACAACCTCGATGGCAGTTTGCGCGGCGCCGCCCGCCCCGAAAGCTTTGGCGAGATGGACCGCGATGAATTTGGCCTGAAGCCCATTGAGATGGATATCTGGCACGGCTTCATCTTTCTGCGCTTCGCCCCCGGCCCGCAGCCCAAAATCGCCGATCTGATGGCCCCCTATGACGCCGAGCTTGCCGCTTACCGCGCCGCCGGGCTTTTGCCCGCCGAGGAGGTGCAATGGGCAACCACCCTGCCGGTGAACTGGAAATCGGTGCGCGATGTCGACAATGAGGGCTACCATGTGGCTATGGCCCATCCGGCGCTGCAAGAGCTTTACGGCCCCACCTATCGCGACGAGTTCAACACCAATGGCATCAACCGCTCTATCGCCACCTATGGCGACCGGCCGGGGCGCAAATGGTCGGTGCGCAACTATGTGAAAATCTCACCCCTGCAAGACTGGTTGCCGCAGCATCTGCAACGGGCATGGACCTATTACGGGATTTTCCCGAATGCCGTGATCGCCTTCACGCCGGAAGGGGCGCAATATTATCAGGATATTCCGATCAGCCCGCAGGAAACCCGGCTTCAGGGCCGGCTCTATCGCCATGCCCATGAAGACCGTGCCACCCGCGCGGCGCGCTATCTGGCCATGCGGATTGACCGCGATACATCGGCAGAAGACCAGCAGCTTTCGATCTGGTCAAACGAGTCGATGAAATCCACCGCTTTTGAGAATTTCCATTTGTCAGACCTCGAATACGGGCTGCGCGCCCACCATGATGAATTGCGCAAGATTTTACCCGTGATGAACCGGGAAACTGCACCCGAGGAATGGGAAATCGCCGAGATCAACGCAGATTTGGTCTCCAACCGGACAGAGAAGCCGTAA
- a CDS encoding aromatic ring-hydroxylating oxygenase subunit alpha: MHESPSPLLNHCPEGLPAEAYFAPDWFAREQAGIWGQSWVYVGRLADLPGGTMRRITVAGENLVLCRNAAGEIAAFHNTCAHRGAELCELHEKPMKGKLITCPYHAWAYAFDGRLVSTAFATPTDDFNKADHGLHKVHHRLWNGLIFLSLAETPPELAPDIGLNALDNWPMDDLVTGHSLTRDLACNWKVFWENYNECLHCPGIHPELVDRVPVYQKGIMSPAEAKDYAPGAPQPAALKAGTQSWTPDGAPCGPEFPDLTAAERAAGFTFATLYPTMFIVAHCDHVRLVRLEATGPETTRLTAEWLFSAETLAQPGFDAEHVASFAALVMEQDAAACEMNQRGLRSSRFRCARLMPQEFDIHNFHRWVLARMAPRTGAQK, encoded by the coding sequence ATGCACGAAAGCCCATCGCCCCTGCTGAACCACTGCCCGGAAGGTCTTCCGGCTGAGGCGTATTTCGCGCCCGACTGGTTTGCGCGCGAACAGGCGGGCATCTGGGGGCAAAGCTGGGTCTATGTGGGGCGGCTGGCGGACCTGCCCGGCGGCACCATGCGGCGCATTACCGTGGCGGGCGAAAACCTGGTTCTGTGCCGCAACGCGGCGGGCGAAATTGCGGCATTCCACAACACTTGCGCCCATCGCGGGGCCGAGCTTTGCGAGCTGCATGAAAAGCCGATGAAGGGCAAGCTCATCACCTGCCCCTATCATGCCTGGGCCTATGCGTTTGACGGGCGGCTGGTTTCCACCGCCTTTGCCACACCAACCGATGATTTCAACAAGGCCGACCACGGGCTTCACAAGGTCCACCACAGGCTGTGGAACGGGCTGATCTTCTTGAGCCTTGCCGAAACACCGCCCGAGCTTGCCCCCGATATCGGGCTGAACGCGCTGGACAACTGGCCGATGGATGACCTTGTCACCGGCCATAGCCTTACCCGCGATCTGGCCTGCAACTGGAAGGTCTTCTGGGAAAACTACAACGAATGCCTGCATTGCCCCGGCATCCACCCCGAACTGGTCGACCGTGTGCCGGTCTATCAAAAGGGCATCATGTCGCCCGCCGAGGCCAAGGATTATGCGCCCGGCGCCCCGCAGCCCGCCGCGCTGAAGGCGGGCACCCAAAGCTGGACACCCGATGGCGCGCCCTGTGGTCCGGAATTTCCCGACCTTACGGCTGCCGAACGCGCGGCGGGCTTTACCTTTGCCACGCTCTACCCGACCATGTTTATCGTCGCACATTGCGACCATGTGCGCCTTGTGCGGCTGGAGGCGACGGGGCCGGAAACCACACGGCTGACCGCCGAATGGCTGTTTTCTGCCGAAACGCTTGCCCAGCCGGGGTTTGATGCCGAACATGTCGCCTCGTTTGCCGCGCTCGTGATGGAGCAGGACGCGGCGGCCTGCGAGATGAACCAGCGCGGCCTGCGCTCCTCGCGCTTCCGATGCGCGCGGCTGATGCCGCAAGAGTTTGACATTCACAACTTTCACCGCTGGGTGCTGGCCCGCATGGCCCCCCGGACCGGAGCGCAAAAATGA
- a CDS encoding aminomethyltransferase family protein — protein MNQHYKQPLQRSVFYPRMEAANVLAEWGNWGGYISALAYDDPEMEYTAIRNGASVYDLTPMVKYAVQGPDALAYLNRLTVRNVAKLAVGAVHYTIWCDDAGKILDDGTLFRLAENSFLICCQERHLPWLSDSAIGYNVTVAEVTENIAALSLQGPCSANVLRKMGFAIDTLKPFRMVDLPFESGNLRISRTGFTGDLGYELWCDPADALALWDGLMEAGAPWGIRPIGTHALDMARIEAGFIITNMDFIPANQALREDRVRSPFELALDWMIDWDKGHFNGRRALLAEKAKGSRWALVGLDIEGNVSTEGSIIYHDKKHEVGHITAAVWSPTTKRNLAIAQLERPYDDAKSGNLWVEVYALRELQYVKLMLKATPTKRPFFNPARRRATPPGTF, from the coding sequence ATGAACCAGCATTACAAACAACCGCTGCAACGCTCGGTCTTTTACCCGCGTATGGAGGCCGCGAATGTGCTGGCCGAATGGGGCAACTGGGGCGGCTATATCTCCGCGCTGGCCTATGACGACCCTGAAATGGAATATACCGCCATTCGCAACGGCGCGAGTGTCTATGACCTGACCCCGATGGTCAAATACGCCGTGCAGGGGCCCGATGCGCTTGCCTATCTCAACCGGCTGACCGTGCGCAATGTCGCCAAGCTTGCCGTGGGTGCGGTGCATTACACCATATGGTGCGATGATGCGGGCAAGATTCTGGATGACGGCACACTGTTCCGGCTGGCCGAAAACAGCTTCCTGATTTGCTGTCAGGAACGGCATCTGCCCTGGCTGAGCGACTCGGCCATCGGTTACAATGTAACTGTTGCCGAGGTGACGGAAAACATCGCCGCGCTGTCGCTTCAAGGCCCGTGCAGCGCCAATGTTCTGCGCAAAATGGGCTTTGCTATTGATACATTGAAACCCTTTCGCATGGTCGATCTGCCGTTTGAAAGCGGCAATTTGCGCATTTCGCGCACGGGCTTCACCGGCGATCTGGGCTACGAGCTTTGGTGCGATCCTGCCGATGCTTTGGCGCTGTGGGATGGGCTGATGGAGGCTGGCGCGCCTTGGGGCATTCGCCCGATCGGCACACATGCGCTGGATATGGCCCGTATCGAGGCCGGGTTCATCATTACGAATATGGATTTCATTCCCGCCAACCAGGCCCTGCGCGAAGACCGTGTGCGCTCGCCCTTCGAGCTGGCGCTTGATTGGATGATCGACTGGGACAAGGGCCATTTCAACGGGCGCCGCGCGCTGCTGGCGGAAAAGGCCAAAGGTTCCAGATGGGCGCTGGTGGGGCTGGATATCGAGGGCAATGTCTCTACCGAAGGCTCGATCATCTATCACGATAAAAAGCACGAGGTTGGGCATATCACCGCCGCTGTCTGGTCGCCCACGACCAAGCGCAACCTTGCCATTGCCCAGCTTGAACGCCCCTATGACGATGCCAAATCCGGCAACCTCTGGGTCGAGGTCTATGCCCTGCGCGAGTTGCAATATGTCAAGCTGATGCTGAAGGCCACGCCCACCAAACGCCCGTTTTTCAACCCCGCACGCCGCCGCGCAACGCCGCCCGGCACGTTTTAA
- a CDS encoding phytoene desaturase family protein, with the protein MPSFNHIVIGAGPNGLACATKLAQTGARVCLLEAGAAVGGGAAGYEFAPGYPTSLAHILHALDTRVISGMGLESHGLAYVSRDLDTVALSEDGAHLTINGAALSGDGAKADRAAYEALHAKLSEFARVLAPFKALTPPRIARGVGNPMVKLAQLGWGIRRLGRANFREFLRMILINVADVLEDDLSDDRLRGALAFDATLGAWLGPRSPNSLILLLNRLANSAAGKAAALTLPAGGMGAVSAAMQKAAEAAGVTLHCNSKVAQILVQNDRASGVRLENGDTYMAQTIISAISPKTTLLDLVGPAYLDTEFLRRIRSAKSRGAAARLHLALKSAPDFRGADLKSRLLVAPGVNAVENAFNAVKYGEVPDAPVMEITLPSAHESGHAPDGKHQLSAIVQFAPHAPKDGLEAARAQMLTNSMAMLERFAPGIGKLVDHAELLMPQDIEARFGMVGGNWHHGELAVENMLFLRPTYDAAQYATPLPGLWLAGAGSHPGGGISGAAGWNAATRILSGKGGA; encoded by the coding sequence ATGCCGTCTTTTAACCATATCGTGATCGGGGCCGGCCCCAACGGTCTGGCCTGTGCCACCAAACTGGCGCAAACCGGCGCGCGTGTGTGCCTGCTTGAGGCGGGCGCCGCCGTAGGCGGTGGTGCCGCAGGTTACGAATTTGCCCCCGGCTACCCGACCAGCCTTGCGCATATTCTGCACGCGCTCGATACGCGGGTGATCAGCGGCATGGGGCTGGAGAGCCACGGGCTGGCCTATGTTTCGCGTGATCTTGATACCGTGGCGTTGTCCGAGGATGGCGCGCATCTCACGATCAACGGTGCTGCGCTGTCCGGCGATGGCGCCAAGGCGGACCGCGCCGCCTATGAAGCACTGCACGCAAAACTCAGCGAATTTGCCCGCGTTCTGGCCCCGTTCAAGGCGCTGACCCCGCCGCGCATCGCGCGCGGCGTTGGCAACCCGATGGTGAAGCTCGCCCAGCTTGGCTGGGGCATCCGCCGCCTTGGGCGTGCGAATTTCCGCGAGTTTTTGCGGATGATCCTGATCAATGTCGCCGATGTGCTTGAGGATGATCTGAGTGATGACCGTTTGCGCGGCGCGCTGGCCTTTGATGCCACGCTTGGCGCATGGCTTGGCCCGCGTTCACCCAATTCGCTGATCTTGCTGCTCAACCGGCTGGCCAATTCCGCTGCCGGCAAAGCCGCCGCCCTAACCCTGCCTGCGGGCGGCATGGGCGCGGTCTCTGCCGCCATGCAAAAGGCAGCCGAGGCGGCGGGCGTTACGTTACATTGTAACAGTAAGGTCGCGCAGATTCTGGTGCAAAACGACCGTGCCAGCGGTGTGCGGCTGGAAAATGGCGACACGTATATGGCGCAGACAATCATCTCTGCCATCAGCCCCAAAACCACCCTGCTCGATCTGGTTGGCCCCGCGTATCTGGACACCGAATTCCTTCGCCGCATCCGCAGTGCCAAAAGCCGTGGGGCAGCGGCGCGGCTGCATCTGGCGCTGAAATCTGCACCCGATTTTCGCGGGGCAGATCTGAAATCCCGCCTGCTTGTCGCGCCGGGCGTGAACGCGGTTGAAAACGCCTTTAACGCGGTGAAATACGGCGAGGTGCCGGATGCGCCGGTCATGGAAATCACGCTCCCCTCGGCGCATGAATCCGGCCACGCGCCCGACGGCAAACACCAGCTTTCCGCCATCGTGCAATTCGCCCCGCACGCGCCGAAAGACGGGTTGGAGGCGGCGCGCGCGCAGATGCTGACCAATTCTATGGCCATGCTCGAACGCTTTGCGCCCGGCATTGGCAAGCTGGTCGACCATGCCGAATTGCTGATGCCACAAGACATCGAGGCGCGCTTCGGCATGGTCGGCGGCAACTGGCATCATGGCGAGTTGGCCGTTGAAAACATGCTGTTTTTGCGCCCCACCTACGATGCTGCGCAATATGCCACCCCCCTGCCCGGCCTGTGGCTGGCAGGCGCGGGCAGCCACCCCGGTGGCGGCATTTCCGGCGCGGCGGGCTGGAACGCGGCCACGCGCATTCTGTCGGGAAAGGGCGGCGCATGA
- a CDS encoding phytoene desaturase family protein codes for MSRHDTIIIGGGHNGLVAASYLARAGQSVLVVEKNDWVGGAAVSRSLYPGFTYSNCSYVSSLFRPEIMRDLELPKYGLQILPYEGGAVLTQDGGYLATHRNHDANRREFARHSPRDAEAYDRYSRDVMRHCRFIRPLLMRTPPDPSRLRPRDLGELAYLGRKVFEMSERQIYEMIRFWTMSISDYLDEYFENPVIKGYLAVSAIIGTALGPMSPGSAYVLLHHYMGDVDGNVGAWGFARGGMGAITQALKNSFEDAGGEIRAGSGVARVLVKNGRAYGVALENGDTYMGNRIVSNMDVKRTFLKHVDEDDLPGDFVRQVKNFKIRGSSGKLNIALDAAPKFTALPEGAPMYRGDLHFTDSIERMERAYDDWKAGHFSRDPFQDMMIPTMIDPTMTPPGKHFMSCFVQYAPPKIEGRDWSDADRDAFGQTVIDQIEDYAPGFKNLILHAEVRTPRELEAEVGLTEGNIFQGELTFDQLLFNRPVPGYAQYRSPIKDLWICGSSTHPGGGVMGAPGRNAAAEILRETRGPNQISDAYAVF; via the coding sequence ATGAGCCGCCATGACACCATCATCATTGGCGGCGGCCATAACGGCCTGGTTGCGGCCAGCTATCTGGCCCGGGCCGGGCAATCGGTGCTGGTTGTCGAAAAGAACGACTGGGTTGGCGGTGCGGCCGTGTCGCGCAGCCTTTACCCCGGCTTCACCTATTCGAACTGCTCCTATGTCAGCAGCCTGTTCCGCCCCGAGATCATGCGCGATCTGGAACTGCCCAAATACGGGCTGCAAATTCTGCCCTATGAGGGTGGCGCCGTGCTTACACAAGATGGCGGCTATCTGGCCACCCATCGCAACCACGATGCGAACCGCCGCGAATTTGCCCGCCATTCCCCGCGCGATGCCGAGGCTTACGACCGCTATTCGCGCGATGTGATGCGCCATTGCCGCTTCATTCGCCCGCTTCTGATGCGCACCCCGCCCGACCCGAGCCGCTTGCGCCCGCGCGACCTGGGCGAGCTGGCCTATCTGGGCCGCAAGGTTTTCGAAATGTCCGAACGGCAGATCTACGAGATGATCCGCTTCTGGACGATGAGTATTTCGGACTATCTGGATGAGTATTTCGAGAACCCAGTGATCAAAGGCTATCTCGCCGTGTCGGCCATTATCGGCACAGCACTTGGCCCGATGTCGCCCGGTTCGGCCTATGTTCTGCTGCATCATTATATGGGCGATGTCGATGGCAATGTCGGCGCCTGGGGCTTTGCGCGTGGCGGCATGGGGGCGATCACGCAGGCGCTGAAGAACTCGTTCGAGGATGCGGGCGGCGAAATTCGTGCAGGTTCCGGCGTGGCCAGGGTGCTGGTCAAAAACGGTCGTGCCTACGGTGTGGCGCTTGAGAATGGCGACACATATATGGGCAACCGCATCGTGTCGAACATGGATGTGAAGCGCACGTTCCTCAAGCATGTCGACGAGGATGATCTGCCCGGCGATTTTGTCCGGCAGGTGAAAAACTTCAAAATCCGCGGCTCCTCGGGCAAGCTCAACATCGCGCTTGATGCTGCCCCGAAATTCACCGCCCTGCCCGAAGGCGCGCCGATGTATCGCGGCGATCTGCATTTCACCGATTCCATCGAACGGATGGAGCGCGCCTATGATGACTGGAAGGCAGGCCATTTCAGCCGCGACCCGTTCCAGGACATGATGATCCCCACAATGATCGACCCGACGATGACCCCGCCGGGCAAGCATTTCATGAGCTGTTTCGTGCAATATGCCCCGCCGAAAATCGAGGGCCGCGACTGGTCCGATGCCGACCGCGACGCCTTTGGCCAGACGGTGATCGACCAGATCGAGGATTACGCCCCCGGCTTCAAGAACCTCATCCTTCATGCTGAAGTGCGCACCCCGCGCGAGTTGGAGGCCGAGGTTGGCCTGACCGAGGGCAATATCTTTCAGGGCGAGTTGACCTTCGATCAGCTTTTGTTCAACCGCCCCGTGCCGGGCTATGCGCAATACCGCTCGCCCATCAAAGATTTGTGGATCTGTGGCTCCTCCACCCATCCGGGCGGCGGGGTGATGGGCGCGCCGGGGCGCAATGCCGCTGCCGAAATCCTGCGCGAAACCCGTGGCCCGAACCAGATAAGCGATGCCTATGCCGTCTTTTAA
- a CDS encoding aspartate aminotransferase family protein produces MTLADQRNLTKSNAQFQRALKRLPLGVASSFRYWGDDRTIYVARGKGGRIWDIDGNGYVDYRLGYGPAILGYADARVDAAARKGMEVGGVFALSTERELTVADRIAKMVPGMDLVRYSNSGTEAVMAALRLARAHTGRDSYLLVEGGYHGLFDAAMWMADVEDWEAGSNRDPDIISYSKGIPQTLKSLAHLVPMNNMQRLEDVFRRYGNTMAAMLIEPIQGNCCGILATPEYVRLARKLCDEYGVLLIIDEVKTGFRVARGGIQSLLGVIPDISTFAKAMANGYPIAAIAGREDVMRTFGYNGAAHGGTYTAHSVSIAAAEECLRILDETDALANLATYGKTLQNGIAKILDDRNIVHSFTGHDSMFGLFFAEKAPDNYRDWKKSDYTFYDTMAHHLHDLGIIVEPDSREPWFMCEAHDQSCLSDTLKAVEIAVDQTQQDLEDAARS; encoded by the coding sequence ATGACCCTCGCCGATCAGCGCAATCTTACCAAATCCAATGCCCAGTTTCAGCGCGCGCTCAAGCGCCTGCCGCTGGGCGTGGCCTCGTCTTTCCGCTATTGGGGCGATGATCGCACGATCTATGTGGCGCGCGGCAAGGGCGGGCGCATCTGGGATATCGACGGCAATGGCTATGTCGACTACCGGCTTGGCTATGGCCCCGCGATTCTCGGCTATGCCGATGCGCGTGTCGATGCCGCCGCCCGCAAGGGCATGGAGGTGGGCGGCGTGTTTGCGCTTTCAACCGAGCGCGAGCTGACCGTGGCCGACCGTATCGCCAAAATGGTGCCGGGGATGGACCTTGTGCGCTATTCCAACTCGGGCACCGAGGCGGTGATGGCCGCCCTGCGCCTGGCCCGCGCGCATACCGGGCGCGACAGTTATCTGCTGGTTGAAGGCGGCTATCACGGGCTGTTCGACGCGGCCATGTGGATGGCCGATGTCGAGGATTGGGAGGCCGGCTCCAACCGCGACCCGGACATAATCTCCTATTCCAAGGGCATTCCGCAAACCCTGAAATCCCTTGCGCATCTGGTGCCCATGAACAACATGCAGCGGCTCGAAGATGTGTTCCGCCGCTATGGCAACACAATGGCCGCCATGCTGATCGAGCCGATCCAGGGCAATTGCTGCGGCATTCTGGCCACGCCCGAATATGTGCGGCTTGCCCGCAAGCTCTGCGATGAATACGGCGTGCTGCTGATCATCGACGAGGTGAAAACCGGCTTTCGCGTGGCGCGCGGCGGCATCCAGTCGCTGCTGGGTGTCATCCCCGATATCTCGACCTTTGCTAAGGCTATGGCCAATGGCTACCCGATTGCCGCCATCGCCGGGCGCGAGGATGTGATGCGCACCTTCGGCTATAACGGCGCCGCGCATGGCGGCACCTATACGGCGCATTCGGTCTCTATTGCCGCCGCCGAGGAATGCCTGCGCATTCTCGATGAAACAGACGCGCTGGCCAACCTCGCGACCTATGGCAAGACCCTGCAAAACGGCATCGCCAAAATTCTGGATGATCGCAACATCGTGCATTCCTTCACCGGGCATGATTCCATGTTCGGGCTTTTCTTCGCCGAAAAAGCGCCAGATAATTATCGCGATTGGAAAAAGTCCGACTATACTTTCTACGACACGATGGCCCACCATTTGCACGATCTGGGGATCATCGTCGAACCCGATAGCCGCGAGCCTTGGTTTATGTGTGAAGCGCATGATCAATCCTGCCTGAGCGACACGCTGAAAGCCGTGGAAATTGCCGTGGACCAAACCCAGCAAGACCTTGAGGATGCTGCCAGATCATGA